Proteins found in one Streptomyces sp. NBC_00461 genomic segment:
- a CDS encoding DUF4082 domain-containing protein, with amino-acid sequence MLPLAGSAQAASDPCGSGSNPVVCENSKPGTPKTDWFSPNAYGDIKGFSTKESVQAGDTVQFKVQSKTSYHVEIYRLGWYGGDGAREMSTAAQAAVTYPANYTTKPASCTTKSGTGLVDCGNWPVTVNWTVPSDAVSGLYIANLTQTDGDGLMPYPFVVRKDSSTSDVVVQTSDETWQAYNDYGGQDLYGGTGPAPDGRAYEVSYNRPLDIGGDNGIYGSEYMMLSWLERNGYDVSYTSGVDVSSSSGATLLKKHKVYLSSGHDEYWTQSQYSNVLAARKAGVRQGYFSGNEVFWKTRLTPSIDGTNTADRTLVCYKMTKMAQNNGIADPSGIWTGTWMDPASTGYGQDYQPPNILTGSMFTVNGYRSDAITVPGSYGKNRIWRNTSIANLTSSQTATFPTGTLGYEWDSDIDNSTRPAGAIDVSSTTVDINDAKLRMDWGNVYGNGTATHNLVEFRDQDSGALVFGSGTVQWSWGLTNVPTYNPDDTVVTEDSRMQQATLNVLADMGVQPLTRQSNLVAATASTDTTGPSVTVTSPASGVTVPALKPVTIKGTASDSGGAVARVEVSTDGGSTWKAATGLTSWSFSWTPTTPGPASVKVRAVDDSVNIGSVTTVPLAVGPQACPCTVWPASAVPGTVNAGDGSSLELGVKFRTTVAGSITGVRFYKSPANTGTHTGSLWTASGTRLATGTFSGETASGWQQLNFATPVTVKANTTYVASYFAPNGGYSYDGGYFNDGAAGLAPLTALKTGTDGGNGVFHYGSTSAFPSSQSSGSNYWVDVVLDTSTASTTPPTVSSTSPTSGATGTSITAPVSATFSSAVDPDSVTFTVKDPDGATVPGAATLPASNKVTFTPSTELELHTTYTASIQASDVWGNAMADPVTWSFTTSSTPPAVTCPCTLWSSSAVPATPDTTGDTNSLELGTRFTSSADGWITGVTFYKGTGNTGTHTGSLWTDGGTLLAGGTFTNETASGWQTLTFATPVAVTADTPYVVSYHAPHGNYAVDGGYFAAAHQSYPLTATADTTAHHNGLYRYGSDSAFPNGSYGSANYWVGPVFTAENPSASLASATASEVTAASVAHTADAANALVMTVDKNAAVSLVKATVTIVKGSKAARKLHVTAVVSYNRATHKATVALSAPLPDGTRFKITVKAEDKHHHTVKSDSWTLTSRTVFKKTKN; translated from the coding sequence GTGCTCCCGCTGGCCGGGTCGGCGCAGGCGGCGTCCGATCCGTGCGGGTCGGGCTCGAACCCCGTCGTCTGTGAGAACTCCAAGCCGGGCACCCCGAAGACCGACTGGTTCTCGCCCAACGCCTACGGTGACATCAAGGGCTTCTCCACCAAAGAGAGCGTCCAGGCGGGTGACACCGTCCAGTTCAAGGTCCAGTCGAAGACCTCGTACCACGTCGAGATCTACCGTCTGGGCTGGTACGGCGGCGACGGCGCGCGCGAGATGTCGACCGCGGCCCAGGCGGCCGTGACCTACCCGGCCAACTACACGACCAAGCCCGCCAGTTGCACCACCAAGAGCGGTACCGGCCTGGTCGACTGCGGCAACTGGCCCGTGACCGTCAACTGGACCGTGCCCAGCGACGCCGTGTCCGGTCTCTACATCGCGAATCTGACACAGACCGACGGCGACGGCCTGATGCCGTACCCGTTCGTGGTCCGCAAGGACTCCAGCACCTCCGACGTCGTCGTGCAGACCAGCGACGAGACCTGGCAGGCCTACAACGACTACGGCGGTCAGGACCTCTACGGCGGCACCGGGCCCGCCCCTGACGGCCGCGCCTACGAGGTCAGCTACAACCGGCCGCTGGACATCGGCGGCGACAACGGCATCTACGGCTCCGAGTACATGATGCTGTCCTGGCTGGAGCGCAACGGCTACGACGTCAGCTACACCTCCGGGGTGGACGTGTCGTCGTCGAGCGGCGCCACCCTGCTGAAGAAGCACAAGGTGTACCTGTCCTCCGGCCACGACGAGTACTGGACGCAGAGCCAGTACTCCAACGTCCTGGCGGCCCGCAAGGCAGGCGTCCGGCAGGGCTACTTCAGCGGCAACGAGGTCTTCTGGAAGACCCGGCTCACCCCCAGCATCGACGGCACGAACACGGCCGACCGCACCCTGGTCTGCTACAAGATGACCAAGATGGCGCAGAACAACGGCATCGCCGACCCCAGCGGCATCTGGACCGGCACCTGGATGGACCCGGCCAGTACCGGCTACGGGCAGGACTACCAGCCGCCGAACATCCTCACCGGCTCCATGTTCACGGTGAACGGCTACCGCAGCGACGCCATCACCGTCCCCGGTTCCTACGGCAAGAACCGGATCTGGCGCAACACCTCCATCGCGAACCTGACGTCGAGCCAGACCGCCACCTTCCCGACGGGCACGCTCGGCTACGAGTGGGACAGCGACATCGACAACAGCACCCGGCCCGCCGGGGCGATCGACGTGTCCTCCACGACGGTGGACATCAACGACGCCAAGCTCCGCATGGACTGGGGCAACGTCTACGGCAACGGCACGGCGACGCACAACCTCGTCGAGTTCCGCGACCAGGACTCCGGCGCCCTGGTGTTCGGGTCGGGGACCGTGCAGTGGTCGTGGGGCCTGACCAACGTCCCGACCTACAACCCCGACGACACGGTGGTCACCGAGGACTCCCGGATGCAGCAGGCCACGCTGAACGTCCTCGCCGACATGGGCGTCCAGCCGCTGACCCGGCAGAGCAACCTCGTCGCCGCGACGGCCTCCACCGACACCACCGGCCCGTCCGTCACCGTGACGAGCCCGGCCTCCGGGGTCACCGTCCCGGCGCTGAAGCCGGTCACCATCAAGGGCACCGCCTCCGACTCCGGCGGTGCGGTGGCCCGCGTGGAGGTGTCCACGGACGGCGGATCAACCTGGAAGGCCGCCACCGGCCTCACCTCCTGGAGCTTCAGCTGGACCCCGACGACGCCGGGACCGGCGTCGGTCAAGGTCCGCGCGGTCGACGACAGCGTCAACATCGGCTCCGTCACCACCGTCCCGCTGGCCGTCGGCCCCCAGGCCTGCCCCTGCACCGTCTGGCCGGCCTCGGCCGTGCCCGGCACCGTCAACGCGGGTGACGGCAGCTCCCTGGAACTCGGCGTCAAGTTCCGCACCACCGTGGCCGGTTCCATCACCGGTGTCCGCTTCTACAAGTCGCCCGCCAACACCGGCACTCACACCGGCAGCCTGTGGACCGCCTCCGGCACCCGCCTGGCCACCGGCACCTTCAGCGGCGAGACGGCCTCGGGCTGGCAGCAGCTGAACTTCGCCACCCCGGTCACCGTCAAGGCCAACACCACTTACGTCGCCTCCTACTTCGCCCCCAACGGCGGATACTCCTACGACGGCGGCTACTTCAACGACGGCGCCGCGGGCCTGGCCCCGCTCACCGCACTCAAAACCGGCACCGACGGCGGCAACGGCGTCTTCCACTACGGCTCGACCAGCGCCTTCCCGTCCTCGCAGTCCTCGGGCAGCAACTACTGGGTCGACGTGGTGCTGGACACCTCGACGGCCAGTACGACCCCGCCCACCGTCAGCTCGACCTCCCCGACGTCCGGGGCGACGGGCACATCGATCACGGCACCGGTCTCGGCCACCTTCAGTTCGGCGGTCGACCCCGACAGTGTGACGTTCACCGTGAAGGACCCGGACGGCGCCACCGTGCCGGGGGCGGCCACGCTGCCCGCGTCGAACAAGGTGACCTTCACTCCGTCGACGGAGCTGGAGCTGCACACCACGTACACCGCCTCCATCCAGGCCTCCGACGTGTGGGGCAACGCCATGGCGGACCCGGTGACCTGGTCCTTCACGACCAGTTCCACCCCGCCCGCGGTCACCTGCCCCTGCACGCTGTGGAGTTCGTCCGCCGTGCCGGCCACACCCGACACGACCGGTGACACCAACTCCCTGGAGCTGGGCACTCGCTTCACGTCCTCGGCGGACGGCTGGATCACCGGCGTCACGTTCTACAAGGGCACCGGCAACACGGGCACCCACACCGGCAGCCTGTGGACCGACGGCGGCACGCTGCTGGCCGGCGGCACCTTCACCAACGAGACGGCCTCCGGCTGGCAGACGCTGACCTTCGCCACCCCGGTGGCCGTCACCGCCGACACGCCGTACGTCGTCTCCTACCACGCGCCCCACGGCAACTACGCGGTGGACGGCGGCTACTTCGCGGCAGCCCACCAGTCGTATCCGCTCACGGCCACGGCCGACACCACCGCGCACCACAACGGGCTCTACCGCTACGGCAGCGACTCGGCCTTCCCCAACGGTTCCTACGGATCCGCGAACTACTGGGTGGGCCCCGTCTTCACCGCCGAGAACCCGAGCGCCTCCCTGGCGTCGGCCACCGCCTCGGAGGTGACCGCGGCCTCGGTGGCGCACACCGCCGACGCGGCGAACGCCCTGGTCATGACCGTGGACAAGAACGCCGCGGTGTCGTTGGTGAAGGCGACCGTGACCATTGTGAAGGGGTCCAAGGCCGCCAGGAAGCTCCACGTGACGGCCGTCGTCTCCTACAACCGGGCGACCCACAAGGCGACCGTCGCTCTGTCCGCCCCGTTGCCGGACGGCACCCGGTTCAAGATCACGGTCAAGGCCGAGGACAAGCACCACCACACGGTGAAGTCCGACAGCTGGACCCTGACGAGCAGGACCGTCTTCAAGAAGACAAAGAACTGA
- a CDS encoding acetyltransferase, whose product MNELVIVGAGGFARETAQAAADAGEYKLLGHLDDNPALHGTEVDGVPVLGGCGLVHDLPEARVVICVGNPGDYAARARLVRRLALPTDRWATVIHPTASVSATSEVGPGSVLLAHCALTAAVRVGAHVAVMPHVVLTHDDVVEDYATLASGVRLGGGARLEQGAYAGSGALVREGTTIGAWSLVGMGSAVLGDVPPGEVWVGSPARRLRAAPAPALDELAAEQDMRREQDSRREQWGDR is encoded by the coding sequence ATGAACGAACTTGTCATCGTCGGCGCGGGCGGCTTCGCCCGGGAGACCGCACAGGCCGCCGCGGACGCGGGCGAGTACAAACTGCTCGGGCACCTCGACGACAACCCCGCCCTGCACGGCACCGAGGTGGACGGCGTGCCCGTCCTCGGCGGCTGCGGCCTGGTCCACGACCTGCCCGAGGCCCGGGTGGTGATCTGTGTGGGCAACCCCGGGGACTACGCGGCCCGCGCCCGCCTGGTCCGCAGGCTCGCTCTGCCCACGGACCGCTGGGCCACCGTGATCCATCCGACGGCGTCGGTGTCCGCGACGTCCGAAGTCGGCCCCGGCTCGGTGCTGCTCGCGCACTGCGCCCTGACCGCCGCCGTGCGGGTGGGCGCACATGTCGCCGTGATGCCCCATGTCGTCCTCACCCATGACGACGTGGTCGAGGACTACGCCACGCTCGCCTCCGGCGTCCGCCTGGGCGGGGGAGCGCGGCTGGAACAGGGCGCCTATGCGGGCTCCGGAGCCCTGGTCAGGGAGGGTACGACGATCGGCGCCTGGTCGCTGGTCGGGATGGGGAGCGCAGTTCTCGGCGATGTACCGCCGGGCGAGGTCTGGGTGGGGAGCCCGGCCCGACGGCTGCGCGCCGCGCCCGCGCCCGCGCTGGACGAACTTGCGGCTGAACAGGACATGCGACGCGAACAGGACTCGCGACGCGAACAGTGGGGGGACCGCTGA
- a CDS encoding DegT/DnrJ/EryC1/StrS family aminotransferase, whose product MSTDRIPVMIPWLGEEEAAAVSEAVLSGWVAQGPRVAAFEKAFAERVGAEHGIAVSSCTTALHLSLVALGLGPGDEVVVPSLSFIATANAVRYVGAEPVFADVEPATGNLTPATVDAVRTPRTKAVLAVHQGGVPADVHALRAACADWDLRLVEDAACAIGSTVGGKPVGHGALLAAWSFHPRKLVTTGEGGMITTDDAEWAARLRRLREHGMNASAADRHASNKPVLESYLEVGFNYRMTDVQAAIGLVQLGRLDAMIARRRELAARYDDLLHDVPGLTPVRDPEHGQSNFQSYWVLLDEDFPVGRDDLLAALAEAGVSARRGIMAAHLEPAYADHPSAPLPVTERITRRSLILPLFHTMTEAQQDRVVTALREQARR is encoded by the coding sequence GTGAGCACCGACCGCATCCCGGTGATGATCCCCTGGCTCGGCGAGGAGGAGGCCGCCGCCGTCTCCGAAGCCGTCCTGTCCGGATGGGTCGCCCAGGGGCCGAGGGTCGCCGCCTTCGAGAAGGCCTTCGCCGAACGGGTGGGAGCCGAGCACGGCATCGCCGTCAGCTCCTGCACCACCGCCCTGCACCTGTCGCTCGTCGCACTCGGCCTCGGGCCCGGCGACGAGGTCGTGGTGCCCTCGCTGTCGTTCATCGCCACCGCCAACGCCGTCCGATACGTCGGCGCCGAGCCGGTGTTCGCCGACGTCGAGCCGGCCACCGGCAACCTGACTCCGGCCACCGTGGACGCGGTGCGCACCCCGCGTACCAAGGCCGTCCTCGCCGTCCACCAGGGCGGTGTACCGGCCGACGTGCACGCCCTGCGCGCCGCCTGCGCCGACTGGGACCTGCGCCTGGTCGAGGACGCGGCCTGCGCCATCGGCTCGACGGTGGGCGGCAAGCCCGTCGGCCACGGGGCGCTGCTCGCCGCCTGGTCCTTCCACCCGCGAAAGCTCGTCACCACGGGCGAGGGCGGAATGATCACCACGGACGACGCCGAGTGGGCGGCCCGCCTGCGCAGGCTGCGTGAGCACGGCATGAACGCCTCCGCGGCGGACCGCCACGCGAGCAACAAGCCGGTCCTGGAAAGCTACCTGGAAGTCGGCTTCAACTACCGGATGACCGACGTCCAGGCCGCGATCGGCCTGGTCCAGCTGGGCAGACTCGACGCGATGATCGCGCGCCGCCGCGAACTGGCGGCCCGCTACGACGACTTGCTGCACGACGTCCCCGGCCTCACCCCCGTACGCGATCCCGAGCACGGGCAGTCCAACTTCCAGTCCTACTGGGTGCTGCTGGACGAGGACTTCCCCGTCGGCCGGGACGACCTGCTCGCCGCGCTCGCCGAGGCCGGCGTCTCCGCCCGCCGCGGGATCATGGCCGCGCACCTCGAACCCGCCTACGCGGACCACCCGAGCGCACCGCTGCCGGTCACCGAACGGATCACCCGCCGCTCGCTGATTCTGCCCCTGTTCCACACCATGACCGAGGCCCAGCAGGACCGCGTCGTGACCGCACTGCGCGAACAGGCCCGAAGATGA
- a CDS encoding DegT/DnrJ/EryC1/StrS family aminotransferase, translating into MNHIPLVDLKAAHEEVADEVRAGFERILANTAFVGGDEVRLFEREYADFGRVGHCVGVANGTDAVELALRASGVGPGDEVVVPANTFIATAGAVARIGARPVLVDCLPDTFLLDPQAALDAVGPATRAVVPVHLYGQMADVTTLTAQLPGHVRIVEDAAQSQGAARDGRTPGSGGIAATSFYPGKNLGAYGDAGAVLTDEEERAGLVRAIANHGGVAKYRHDVPGFNSRLDGLQAVVLRAKLARLADGNAARRAAAARYDELLAGLAATGRIVLPATAPGNLHVWHLYVVQIADADRDDVVGKLNAEGIGAGVHYPAPVHLTPAYRQLDYSRGDFPNAEKAADRILSLPLYPQITHDQQQRVVESFTAALGS; encoded by the coding sequence ATGAACCACATTCCGCTCGTGGACCTCAAGGCGGCCCACGAGGAGGTCGCCGACGAGGTACGCGCCGGATTCGAACGAATCCTGGCCAACACCGCGTTCGTAGGCGGCGACGAGGTCCGCCTCTTCGAGCGCGAATACGCCGACTTCGGCCGCGTCGGACACTGCGTGGGCGTCGCCAACGGCACCGACGCCGTCGAACTCGCCCTGCGCGCAAGCGGGGTCGGCCCCGGCGACGAGGTCGTGGTGCCCGCCAACACCTTCATCGCCACCGCGGGCGCGGTGGCGAGAATCGGTGCGCGACCGGTCCTGGTGGACTGCCTGCCCGACACCTTCCTGCTCGATCCGCAGGCCGCACTGGACGCGGTCGGACCCGCCACCCGCGCGGTCGTCCCCGTCCACCTCTACGGGCAGATGGCCGACGTGACGACGCTGACCGCCCAACTGCCCGGCCACGTACGGATCGTCGAGGACGCGGCCCAGAGCCAGGGCGCGGCCCGGGACGGCCGGACGCCGGGCAGCGGCGGCATAGCGGCCACCAGCTTCTACCCGGGCAAGAACCTGGGCGCTTACGGCGACGCGGGCGCCGTGCTCACCGACGAAGAGGAACGCGCCGGCCTGGTACGCGCGATCGCCAACCACGGCGGAGTCGCCAAGTACCGCCACGACGTGCCCGGTTTCAACAGCCGCCTGGACGGACTGCAGGCCGTCGTCCTGCGCGCGAAGCTGGCCCGGCTGGCGGACGGCAACGCGGCCCGGCGGGCGGCCGCGGCCCGCTACGACGAGCTGCTCGCCGGCCTCGCGGCCACCGGCCGGATCGTGCTCCCGGCCACGGCACCCGGCAACCTCCACGTCTGGCACCTGTACGTCGTCCAGATCGCCGACGCCGACCGCGACGACGTCGTCGGCAAGCTCAACGCCGAGGGCATCGGCGCCGGCGTGCACTACCCCGCCCCGGTCCACCTCACCCCGGCGTACCGCCAACTCGACTACTCCCGCGGTGACTTCCCGAACGCCGAGAAGGCGGCGGACCGGATCCTGTCGCTGCCGCTGTACCCGCAGATCACCCATGACCAGCAGCAACGCGTCGTGGAGTCGTTCACCGCCGCGCTCGGAAGCTGA
- a CDS encoding Gfo/Idh/MocA family protein, with translation MTETTQPLGVAVVGAGYWGPNLVRNFQASDRFRLRWLCDLDVDRAQRVLGGYSTVQATADYAAVLADPDVAAVAVATPAGTHLDIALAALRAGKHVLVEKPLAATYADGMRLVAEAEERGLTLMCDHTYCYTPAVGRIRELVRSGELGEIHFVDSVRINLGLVQKDIDVMWDLAPHDLSILDFILPDNVEPVAVAAHGADPIGAGQACVAYLTLQLNTGAIAHVHVNWLSPTKVRTTMVGGSKRTLVWDDLNPAQRVAIFDRGVDLASPQEIGADERRDMLISYRSGDMVAPAIGEKEALRSMVDEFGDAIRAGRAPLTDGRAGLRVLDILEAASRSLEFKGAVVGLRAGR, from the coding sequence GTGACTGAGACCACGCAGCCGTTGGGGGTCGCGGTCGTCGGGGCCGGCTACTGGGGCCCCAACCTCGTACGCAACTTCCAGGCCAGCGACCGGTTCCGGCTGCGCTGGCTGTGCGACCTCGACGTGGACCGGGCCCAGCGGGTCCTCGGCGGCTACTCGACGGTCCAGGCCACCGCCGACTACGCGGCCGTCCTCGCCGACCCCGACGTGGCAGCCGTCGCCGTGGCCACGCCCGCCGGCACCCACCTCGACATCGCCCTGGCCGCCCTGCGCGCCGGCAAGCACGTCCTCGTGGAGAAGCCGCTGGCGGCGACCTACGCCGACGGGATGCGCCTGGTGGCCGAGGCGGAGGAGCGCGGCCTCACCCTGATGTGCGACCACACCTACTGCTACACGCCCGCCGTGGGCCGCATCCGGGAACTGGTCCGCTCCGGCGAACTCGGCGAGATCCACTTCGTCGACTCGGTCCGCATCAACCTCGGGCTCGTCCAGAAGGACATCGACGTGATGTGGGACCTGGCCCCGCACGACCTGTCGATCCTGGACTTCATCCTCCCCGACAACGTCGAGCCCGTCGCCGTGGCCGCCCACGGGGCCGACCCGATCGGCGCCGGCCAGGCCTGCGTGGCCTACCTGACGCTCCAGCTCAACACCGGGGCCATCGCCCACGTGCACGTCAACTGGCTGTCGCCGACCAAGGTGCGCACCACCATGGTGGGCGGCTCCAAGCGCACCCTTGTCTGGGACGACCTCAACCCCGCCCAGCGCGTGGCCATCTTCGACCGGGGGGTGGACCTGGCCTCGCCGCAGGAGATCGGCGCGGACGAGCGCCGGGACATGCTCATCTCGTACCGCTCCGGCGACATGGTCGCGCCCGCCATCGGCGAGAAGGAAGCGCTGCGCAGCATGGTCGACGAGTTCGGCGACGCCATCAGAGCGGGCCGGGCGCCGCTGACCGACGGGCGGGCGGGCCTCAGGGTGCTGGACATCCTTGAGGCGGCGTCCCGGAGTCTCGAATTCAAGGGCGCGGTCGTCGGCCTGCGCGCCGGGCGTTGA
- a CDS encoding SDR family NAD(P)-dependent oxidoreductase — protein sequence MQLSSVRGKKILVTGGAGTIGSNLVDLLAEGGAREIVVLDNFVRGRRANLARALPSGVVEVVEGDVRDAETVRKVTEGADLVFHLAAIRITQCAEEPRLANEVLVNGTFNVLEAAAEAGVAKVIASSSASVYGMAETFPTTERHHPYNNDTFYGAAKAFNEGMLRSFHAMYGLDYVALRYFNVYGPRMDIHGLYTEVLIRWMERIEAGEPPLILGDGTQTMDFVDVRDIARANVLAAESDLTDEVFNIASGTETSLKELAEGLLEAMGAQGLEPEHGPARAVNGVTRRLADTSHAAERLGFTAQIDLRTGLRDLVEWWRAEREAAK from the coding sequence GTGCAGTTGAGCAGCGTACGAGGCAAGAAGATCCTGGTCACCGGGGGAGCGGGCACCATCGGCTCCAACCTCGTCGACCTCCTGGCCGAGGGCGGCGCCCGCGAGATCGTCGTACTCGACAACTTCGTGCGCGGACGGCGGGCCAACCTCGCGCGGGCCCTGCCCAGCGGCGTCGTGGAGGTCGTCGAGGGCGACGTCCGGGACGCCGAGACCGTTCGGAAGGTCACCGAGGGCGCCGACCTGGTGTTCCACCTCGCCGCCATCCGCATCACCCAGTGCGCGGAGGAGCCGCGGCTGGCCAACGAGGTCCTGGTCAACGGCACCTTCAACGTCCTGGAAGCGGCCGCGGAGGCCGGGGTCGCCAAGGTGATCGCCTCCTCCTCGGCGTCCGTCTACGGCATGGCCGAGACCTTCCCGACGACCGAGCGCCACCACCCGTACAACAACGACACCTTCTACGGCGCCGCCAAGGCCTTCAACGAGGGCATGCTGCGCAGCTTCCACGCCATGTACGGCCTGGACTACGTGGCGCTGCGCTACTTCAACGTCTACGGCCCCCGCATGGACATCCACGGCCTCTACACCGAGGTGCTCATCCGCTGGATGGAACGCATCGAGGCGGGCGAGCCGCCGCTGATCCTCGGCGACGGCACACAGACCATGGACTTCGTCGACGTCCGCGACATCGCCAGAGCCAACGTGCTGGCCGCCGAGTCGGACCTCACCGACGAGGTGTTCAACATCGCCAGCGGCACGGAGACCTCGCTGAAGGAACTCGCCGAGGGGCTGCTGGAGGCGATGGGGGCCCAGGGCCTGGAGCCGGAGCACGGGCCCGCCCGCGCGGTGAACGGCGTGACCCGCCGCCTCGCGGACACCTCGCACGCCGCCGAACGCCTCGGCTTCACCGCGCAGATCGACCTGCGCACCGGGCTGCGCGATCTGGTCGAGTGGTGGCGCGCGGAGCGGGAGGCGGCCAAGTGA
- a CDS encoding sugar transferase → MAAAAAAFLIHAAYGRWAVALVLPPTWILAMLAHRSYDRSTLGLGTEEYRRVLRGAVALPALAAVAHWLFTHDSGLLHDMTMAAIPVAAIALPVRYLLRRRLHRRWARGRDRSATLLIGPANGIVELVRVLRRGGTHELQAVGVCLSDPENAAEVRKLGLPVLGGFGDMNDVVHALGVSTVVALPVPDSDFSALRRMSWAAAAQGVDFLLAPVLADVSTSRLAVRPTNGVPLVRIKAPDLSRTSRVPKELLDRSFAGALLLLLALPMLLIALIVRLDSSGAALFRQQRVGRYGDHFTMLKFRTMRPDSEALRAELEHLNQNSDGLLFKVRKDPRITRVGSFLRRSSLDELPQLINVARGHMSLVGPRPPLPEEVEEYTPDVKRRLLVKPGLTGLWQVSGRSDLPWDEAVRLDLGYVDNWSMGLDLSILARTGSAVVRGTGAY, encoded by the coding sequence TTGGCAGCCGCTGCCGCGGCCTTCCTGATCCACGCTGCCTACGGCCGCTGGGCGGTGGCCCTGGTACTGCCGCCGACCTGGATCCTGGCCATGCTGGCCCACCGCTCCTACGACCGCAGCACGCTGGGTCTGGGCACCGAGGAGTACCGACGGGTGCTGCGAGGCGCCGTCGCACTGCCGGCGCTGGCCGCGGTCGCGCACTGGCTGTTCACCCATGACTCGGGCCTCCTTCATGACATGACCATGGCCGCGATCCCGGTGGCCGCGATCGCCCTGCCGGTCCGGTACCTGCTGCGCCGCCGGCTGCACAGACGGTGGGCGAGGGGCCGGGACCGCAGCGCGACGCTCCTGATCGGGCCGGCGAACGGCATCGTGGAGCTGGTCCGAGTGCTGCGGCGCGGCGGCACGCACGAACTGCAGGCCGTCGGCGTGTGTCTGAGCGACCCGGAAAACGCCGCGGAGGTACGCAAGTTGGGCCTCCCCGTCCTCGGCGGCTTCGGCGACATGAACGACGTCGTCCACGCCCTCGGCGTCAGCACCGTGGTGGCGCTGCCGGTTCCCGACTCCGATTTCTCCGCCCTGCGCCGGATGTCCTGGGCGGCGGCCGCACAGGGCGTCGACTTCCTGCTCGCCCCCGTACTGGCCGACGTGTCCACCTCACGCCTGGCGGTACGGCCCACCAACGGGGTGCCGCTGGTGCGGATCAAGGCCCCCGACCTCTCGCGGACCTCCCGGGTGCCCAAGGAACTGCTGGACCGTTCCTTCGCGGGGGCGCTCCTGCTGCTCCTCGCGCTGCCCATGCTGCTGATCGCCCTGATCGTCCGGCTGGACAGTTCCGGGGCGGCACTCTTCCGGCAGCAGCGGGTGGGCCGGTACGGCGACCACTTCACCATGCTGAAGTTCCGCACGATGCGGCCGGACTCGGAGGCCCTGAGGGCAGAGCTGGAGCACCTCAACCAGAACAGCGACGGCCTGTTGTTCAAGGTGAGGAAGGACCCGCGGATCACCCGGGTCGGCTCGTTCCTCCGCCGCAGCTCGCTCGACGAACTGCCCCAGCTCATCAACGTCGCCCGGGGCCACATGTCGCTCGTCGGCCCCCGCCCGCCGCTGCCCGAGGAGGTCGAGGAGTACACGCCGGACGTCAAGCGCCGGCTGCTCGTCAAGCCAGGGCTCACCGGACTGTGGCAGGTCAGCGGTCGTTCCGACCTGCCCTGGGACGAGGCGGTCCGGCTCGATCTCGGATACGTGGACAACTGGTCGATGGGCCTGGACCTGTCGATCCTGGCGCGCACCGGGTCCGCGGTGGTGCGAGGAACGGGGGCCTACTGA